A stretch of Castanea sativa cultivar Marrone di Chiusa Pesio chromosome 2, ASM4071231v1 DNA encodes these proteins:
- the LOC142625049 gene encoding uncharacterized protein LOC142625049, translating into MSVSHVLAEESGSKPKRIKGNISPILGFSDEDKVGTIQPHDDALAVTLRIRGYDVRRVMVDQGSGADIMYPNLFKGLNLKLEDLTPYDSLLISFEGKAVIPKGQIRLPVQSGPETVDVDFILVDAYSPYTAIVARPWLHALSAVSSTLHVKVKFLSREQIEEILGSQSVARQCISAAILHQAEPRSSASATENL; encoded by the coding sequence atgtCTGTGTCACATGTTCTCGCCGAGGAATCAGGCTCAAAaccgaagaggattaaagggAATATTTCGCCCATTTTGGGTTTCTCGGATGAAGATAAGGTGGGGACCATTCAGCCACATGACGATGCTCTCGCGGTCACGCTGAGGATAAGGGGCTACGATGTAAGAAGAgtgatggttgatcaaggtagtggtgcggatattatgtaccccaATTTGTTTAAGGGGCTTAATTTAAAGCtagaagatcttactccttatgattcgctattgataagttttgaaggaaaaGCTGTCATACCAAAAGGACAAATTCGTTTGCCCGTGCAATCAGGTCCGGAAACAGTTGATGTGGATTTTATTTTGGTTGACGCTtattccccatatacagccatcgtGGCAaggccttggttgcatgctttgAGTGCTGTATCTTCGACGCTGCATGTCAAAGTGAAGTTCCTGTCGAGGGAACAgatcgaagaaattcttggaAGTCAATCAGTGGCGAGACAATGTATATCGGCTGCGATACTGCATCAGGCTGAACCTAGatcctcggcctcggctacCGAgaacttatag
- the LOC142625050 gene encoding uncharacterized protein LOC142625050 yields the protein MDEILFAYIAVAIHAVSLVLIRDDGGVQRPVCYGSKSLNKAKVRYLPLEKAILAVVYATRKLPHYFQSYTVVVLTHLPLKSVLRSVDCSERVVKWGTIMGAFDIKYMPRTSVKGWVLANLVAEFAEPSLEESTKGLHMDGKSISTISCKELPMRKAYVDGAAIQRGSGVDLVLVSPKGIIFEKSLRLGFLTTNNEAEYEAVLVGMDMVQKMGGKSVQMYSDSQLVVG from the coding sequence ATGGATGAGATCCTATTTGCTTATATAGCGGTGGCCATTCATGCTGTCAGTTTGGTTCTAATACGTGACGATGGTGGTGTGCAAAGACCAGTTTGCTATGGGAGCAAATCTTTAAATAAAGCTAAAGTGCGTTACTTACCACTGGAGAAGGCGATTCTGGCCGTAGTGTATGCTACACGTAAGCTTCCTCACTACTTTCAGTCTTatacagttgttgttttgaCCCACCTTCCTCTTAAGTCGGTATTGCGGAGTGTTGATTGCTCTGAGAGGGTAGTTAAGTGGGGAACTATCatgggggcttttgatattaagtatatgcctcgcacctctgttAAGGGCTGGGTCCTTGCtaacttggtggcagagttcgctGAACCTTCATTAGAAGAAAGTACAAAGGGGTtgcacatggatggaaaatcaattAGCACGATCTCGTGCAAGGAACTTCCGATGCGGAAGGCATATGTTGACGGAGCAGCAATTCAGAGAGGATCTGGCGTAGAtctagttttggtatcccctaaaggaattatttttgagaaatcattaaGATTGGGGTTCTTgaccactaataatgaggctgagtatgaagctgtATTGGTTGGGAtggatatggttcagaaaatggggGGAAAATCAGTCCAAATGtactcggactctcagttagtcgTGGGCTAG
- the LOC142625051 gene encoding uncharacterized protein LOC142625051, giving the protein MTYKAEVVIPLESGFLTLRTSSFSSDNNNGLLEKSLDLVEEQRENAMVQLTYCQHKLKWEYDAHVKLRPLAPRDLVLRKVLGNAKNPAWGKLGPTWKGPYRIISVAGIVAYRLADLDEKVVQRLWNVNNLRRYYYQ; this is encoded by the coding sequence atgacttataaGGCCGAGGTCGTGATCCCTTTGGAAAGTGGGTTTCTGACGTTAAGGACAAGCTCTTTCAGCTCAGATAATAACAATGGCTTACTAGAGAAAAGCTTGGACCTAGTGGAGGAACAAAGGGAGAATGCAATGGTTCAGCTAACTTATTGTCAGCATAAGCTCAAATGGGagtatgatgctcatgtgaagttAAGGCCGCTTGCACCTAGAGACTTAGTATTGAGGAAGGTCTTAGGTAATGCCAAGaatccagcatggggaaagctggGACCTACCTGGAAAGGACCATATCGAATCATTTCTGTCGCGGGCATAGTGGCATATCGTCTAGCAGACTTAGATGAGAAAGTTGTACAACGTctatggaatgtaaataacctgcgaaggtATTACTATCAATAA
- the LOC142625052 gene encoding uncharacterized protein LOC142625052 — protein sequence MAMREGGTLKTYFDKYWKIFNEIDGDLDDVAIRTFKVGLPTEHDLRKPLTKKPVRSEPMHQVLEKIQNEPYFKWPNKLVKEGRLKQFLYWPNGQGDHSGSVNQGNNASRPPLGMINVIFIAPGRTDSHSSRVMLMARTLAEESSSEPKRIKGNVPPILGFSEEDKIGTIQPHDDALVVTLRIGGYDVKRGLNLKLEDLTAYDSPLISFEGKAVIPKGQIRLLVQSGPKVVDVDFIVIDAYSSYTAIVARPWLHALGAVSSTLHVKVKFPSRDQIKELIGSQFVARQCMAVAILH from the exons atggccatgagagaaGGGGGGACCCTAAAAACATACTTTGACAAGTActggaaaattttcaatgaGATCGATGGTGATTTGGACGACGTAGcaataaggactttcaaggttgGCCTCCCTACTGAGCACGACTTAAGGAAGCCTCTGACTAAAAAGCCTGTAAGGAGT GAACCTATGCATCAGGTGTTAGAGAAAATCCAGAATGAACCATATTTCAAATGGCCCAACAAG ttggttaaggagggaaggtTAAAGCAGTTCTTGTATTGGCCTAATGGGCAGGGAGATCATTCAGGTTCAGTAAATCAGGGTAACAATGCTTCAAGGCCTCCTTTGGGTATGATCAATGTTATCTTTATAGCTCCGGGTAGGACTGATTCTCATTCTTCTAGGGTGATGTTAATGGCACGAACCCTTGCCGAGGAGTCTAGCTCtgagccgaagaggattaaggggAATGTCCCACCTATTTTAGGTTTCTCGGAAGAAGATAAGATTGGAACTATCCAACCTCATGATGATGCTTTAGTGGTTACGTTGAGGATAGGAGGCTacgatgtgaagagg GGGCTAAACTTAAAGCTTGAGGATCTTACGGCTTATGATTCGCCACTGATAAGCTTTGAGGGGaaagctgtcataccaaaggggcaaattaggTTGCTTGTGCAATCAGGTCCAAAAGTGGTAgacgtggatttcattgtgATAGATGCATATTCTTCCTACACagccattgtggcaagaccttggttgcatgctctgGGTGCCGTGTCTtcaactctacatgtcaaaGTCAAGTTTCCATCTAGGGACCAGATCAAGGAACTAATTGGGAGTCAATTTGTGGCTAGACAGTGCATGGCAGTTGCAATTCTGCATTAG